The following proteins come from a genomic window of Corallococcus sp. NCRR:
- a CDS encoding phosphoenolpyruvate carboxylase: MARTRPVDPPLRRDVRLLGRLLGEVLVEQEGQALFDKEEEVRHLAIQRRRGPVAGRRAAAAELAAVLRRLPSEQVEPVLRAFSVYFQLVNLAEQHHRIRRARAHASPTAARPQKGSLESTLLALKAAGVSADKVRETLGTLKVTLTFTAHPTQAVRRTLLEKLYRLSQLLEERDRCTLTPRESAANLTAMREEITALWQTDELRRERPTVGDEVKNVHWYVEEMLSEPVARLPEALDWAFERAYGEPLGALDTPVRVHSWVGGDMDGNPLVTPEVFADTLRAHRARGLRLLLRDVERLGGMLSQSERHARPTQELERSLEEDAKALPDVAKQQGPRTLGEPWRRKLRFMEERLTLALEHVLARRQGKESTLPAGAYRSPEALGDDLAVLERSLFAARAEHAGLREVRRMSERVRALGLGLGELEVRAPAEDAVSAAASFNGGPAPTEGGKRLLEVLAKLREGQDEGGESVCRTLILSMASTAEDVLAAFQCLKHAGLWDAKLQCATVDVAPLFEQLGALDGGPDVLRQLFAHPEYRQHLKGRGVQEVMVGYSDSGKEVGLLAASAALYRAQVALTQVADENDVPLRLFHGRGETVARGGGPAQTAILALPPGTVAGAYKATEQGEAMDHKYARPELTQRTLELVVGGVLLHTLDAQPRPSPEDESAFRAAFDTLAESGRKAYRALVWEDPGFVEFFMKGTPVEEISALPIGSRPSKRKAGGLDTLRAIPWSFAWTQTRAILPAWYGVGSALEAYAATPEGAALLQRMYKDWPFFRAVIDNVSMVLAKTDMAIAARYAKLAPASTRPLWLRIQQEHSRTRRAVKSLTGEAKLLDNNPQLQRSIALRNPYVDPMSFLQVELLKRKRDGDAECDRPLLLALNGIAAGMRNTG; the protein is encoded by the coding sequence ATGGCGCGTACACGTCCCGTGGATCCCCCGCTGCGGCGGGATGTCCGGCTCTTGGGCCGGCTGTTGGGTGAGGTGTTGGTGGAACAGGAGGGGCAGGCCCTGTTCGACAAGGAGGAGGAGGTCCGCCACCTGGCCATCCAGCGGCGGCGCGGCCCCGTGGCCGGACGACGCGCCGCGGCGGCGGAGCTGGCGGCGGTGTTGCGGCGGCTGCCGTCGGAGCAGGTGGAGCCGGTGCTGCGCGCCTTCTCCGTCTACTTCCAGCTGGTCAATCTCGCGGAGCAGCACCACCGCATCCGCCGCGCGCGCGCCCACGCGAGCCCCACCGCCGCCCGGCCCCAGAAGGGGTCGCTGGAGTCGACGCTGCTGGCCTTGAAGGCCGCGGGCGTCAGCGCCGACAAGGTGCGCGAGACGCTGGGGACGCTGAAGGTGACGCTGACGTTCACCGCGCACCCGACCCAGGCGGTGCGCCGCACGCTGCTGGAGAAGCTCTACCGGCTGTCCCAATTGTTGGAGGAGCGCGACCGGTGCACGCTCACCCCGCGCGAGTCCGCCGCGAACCTCACGGCCATGCGCGAGGAGATCACCGCGCTGTGGCAGACGGACGAGCTGCGCCGCGAGCGCCCCACCGTGGGCGACGAGGTGAAGAACGTCCACTGGTACGTGGAGGAGATGCTGTCGGAGCCGGTGGCCCGGCTGCCGGAGGCGCTGGACTGGGCCTTCGAGCGCGCCTACGGCGAGCCCCTGGGCGCGCTGGACACGCCCGTGCGCGTGCACTCGTGGGTGGGCGGCGACATGGACGGCAACCCGCTGGTGACGCCGGAGGTGTTCGCGGACACGCTGCGCGCGCACCGCGCCCGGGGCCTGCGGCTGCTGTTGCGCGACGTGGAGCGGCTGGGCGGGATGCTGTCCCAGTCGGAGCGGCACGCGCGCCCCACGCAGGAGCTGGAGCGCTCGTTGGAAGAGGACGCGAAGGCGCTGCCGGACGTGGCGAAGCAGCAGGGGCCTCGCACGCTGGGCGAGCCGTGGCGCCGCAAGCTGCGCTTCATGGAGGAGCGGCTGACGCTGGCGCTGGAGCACGTGCTCGCGCGGCGGCAGGGGAAGGAGTCCACGCTGCCGGCCGGGGCCTACCGCTCACCGGAGGCGCTGGGGGATGACCTGGCGGTGCTGGAGCGGTCGCTCTTCGCGGCGAGAGCGGAGCACGCGGGCCTGCGCGAGGTGCGCCGCATGTCCGAGCGCGTGCGCGCGCTGGGACTGGGCCTGGGCGAACTGGAGGTGCGGGCCCCCGCGGAGGACGCGGTGAGCGCGGCGGCGTCCTTCAACGGAGGACCGGCCCCCACCGAGGGCGGCAAGCGGCTGTTGGAGGTGCTGGCGAAGCTGCGCGAGGGCCAGGACGAGGGCGGCGAGTCCGTCTGCCGCACGCTCATCCTCTCCATGGCCTCCACCGCGGAGGACGTGCTCGCCGCCTTCCAGTGCCTGAAGCACGCGGGGCTCTGGGACGCGAAGCTCCAGTGCGCCACCGTGGACGTGGCGCCCCTCTTCGAGCAACTGGGCGCGCTGGACGGCGGGCCGGACGTGCTGCGCCAGCTCTTCGCGCATCCGGAGTACCGCCAGCACCTGAAGGGCCGTGGGGTGCAGGAGGTGATGGTCGGCTACAGCGACTCCGGCAAGGAGGTGGGCCTGCTCGCCGCGAGCGCCGCGCTGTACCGCGCGCAGGTGGCGCTCACGCAGGTGGCGGACGAGAACGACGTGCCCCTGCGCCTGTTCCACGGCCGCGGGGAGACGGTGGCGCGCGGCGGCGGCCCCGCCCAGACGGCCATCCTCGCGCTGCCGCCGGGCACGGTGGCCGGCGCCTACAAGGCCACCGAACAGGGCGAGGCGATGGACCACAAGTACGCGCGCCCGGAGCTCACCCAGCGCACGCTGGAGCTGGTGGTGGGCGGCGTGCTCCTGCACACGCTGGACGCGCAGCCGCGCCCGTCCCCGGAGGACGAGTCCGCCTTCCGCGCCGCGTTCGACACGCTGGCCGAGTCCGGCCGCAAGGCGTACCGCGCGCTCGTCTGGGAGGACCCGGGCTTCGTGGAGTTCTTCATGAAGGGCACGCCGGTGGAGGAGATTTCGGCGCTGCCCATCGGCTCGCGCCCCAGCAAGCGCAAGGCGGGCGGGCTGGACACGCTGCGCGCCATCCCGTGGAGCTTCGCCTGGACGCAGACGCGCGCCATCCTCCCGGCCTGGTACGGCGTGGGCAGCGCGCTGGAGGCGTACGCGGCCACGCCGGAGGGCGCGGCGCTCCTGCAGCGCATGTACAAGGACTGGCCCTTCTTCCGCGCGGTCATCGACAACGTGAGCATGGTGCTGGCCAAGACGGACATGGCCATCGCGGCGCGGTACGCGAAGCTGGCGCCCGCGTCCACGCGGCCCCTGTGGCTGCGCATCCAGCAGGAGCACTCCCGCACGCGCCGCGCGGTGAAGTCGCTCACGGGCGAGGCGAAGCTTTTGGACAACAACCCGCAGCTCCAGCGGAGCATCGCGCTGCGCAACCCCTACGTGGACCCCATGTCCTTCCTCCAGGTGGAGCTGCTCAAGCGCAAGCGGGACGGGGACGCGGAGTGCGACCGGCCGCTCCTCCTGGCGCTCAACGGCATCGCTGCGGGCATGCGGAACACCGGTTAG
- a CDS encoding sensor histidine kinase, whose translation MTSPLLDPSRASTPSSGAEADLREEVARLRRLLEATAQVTWSTDPARDALTPASPSWTAFTGQTPEQLRDHGWLLALHPDDRAGALAAWERARAGARLFSTRYRLRRVDGTYVWMLARGVPVLGPDGAVREWVGTCIDIQAQVLGEQRATFLARASELFASSLDASATMASLANLSVSALADWCIVDMLHPDGHFERVQVVAADPSHAPLAASVQRLTPVPRERPVYPPAVALATGQSTLVSEVTDAVIESVAQDAEHLETMRRVGIHSLLTVPLMARGHILGALTFLVTTPSRRYGDEDLRFAQELANLAALAVDNARLLHGAREAIRLRDEFLSVASHELKTPLTPLSLKLQALSRAVKSYPDSPLVPVIEAHVETGHRQVRRLTELMNDLLDVSRISAGTFRLQREEVDVAEVVREVAALFAPRFALEHCEFQVEAPESVRGCFDRARLAQVLDHLLDNALKYGAGTPVSVRLVVDGPVARLTVRDGGIGISPEQRPRLFERYGRAVSERHYGGLGLGLYLTRTIVEAEGGSVSLDSQLGEGAMITVELPLTRL comes from the coding sequence ATGACCTCCCCCCTCCTGGATCCAAGCCGCGCCTCCACGCCCTCCAGCGGTGCCGAGGCCGACTTGCGCGAGGAGGTGGCCCGCCTGCGCCGGCTGCTGGAGGCCACGGCGCAGGTCACCTGGTCGACGGACCCCGCCCGGGATGCGCTGACGCCCGCCTCTCCGTCATGGACGGCCTTCACCGGCCAGACGCCGGAGCAGCTGCGCGACCATGGGTGGCTGCTCGCCCTGCACCCGGATGACCGGGCCGGCGCCCTGGCGGCGTGGGAGCGGGCCAGGGCGGGGGCGCGGCTCTTCTCCACGCGCTACCGGCTGCGCCGCGTGGATGGCACGTATGTGTGGATGCTCGCGCGGGGCGTGCCCGTGCTGGGGCCGGACGGCGCCGTGCGCGAATGGGTGGGCACCTGCATCGACATCCAGGCGCAGGTCCTGGGCGAGCAGCGCGCCACGTTCCTCGCGCGGGCCAGCGAGCTGTTCGCCTCGTCGCTGGATGCCTCCGCCACGATGGCCTCGCTGGCGAACCTATCGGTGTCGGCGCTCGCGGACTGGTGCATCGTGGACATGCTGCACCCGGACGGCCACTTCGAGCGCGTCCAGGTGGTGGCCGCGGATCCCTCCCACGCGCCGCTCGCGGCCAGCGTGCAGCGGCTGACGCCGGTGCCCCGGGAGCGCCCCGTCTATCCCCCCGCGGTGGCGCTGGCGACCGGCCAGTCCACCCTGGTGTCCGAGGTCACGGACGCGGTCATTGAGTCCGTGGCGCAGGACGCCGAGCACCTGGAGACGATGCGGCGGGTGGGCATCCATTCGCTGCTCACCGTGCCGTTGATGGCCCGGGGCCACATCCTGGGCGCGCTGACCTTCCTGGTCACCACCCCCAGCCGCCGGTATGGCGACGAGGACCTGCGCTTCGCCCAGGAGCTGGCGAACCTGGCCGCGCTCGCGGTGGACAACGCGCGGCTGCTCCATGGCGCGCGCGAGGCCATCCGCCTGCGCGACGAGTTCCTCTCCGTCGCGAGCCACGAGCTGAAGACGCCGCTGACGCCGCTGAGCCTGAAGCTCCAGGCGCTGTCGCGCGCGGTGAAGTCGTATCCGGACTCGCCGCTCGTCCCCGTCATCGAGGCCCACGTGGAGACGGGGCACCGCCAGGTCCGCCGGCTCACGGAGCTGATGAACGACCTGCTGGACGTGTCGCGCATCAGCGCCGGCACCTTCCGCCTTCAGCGCGAGGAGGTGGACGTCGCGGAGGTGGTGCGCGAGGTGGCCGCGCTGTTCGCGCCGAGGTTCGCCCTGGAGCACTGCGAGTTCCAGGTGGAGGCCCCGGAGTCGGTGCGCGGCTGCTTCGACCGGGCCCGGCTGGCGCAGGTGTTGGATCACCTGCTGGACAACGCCCTCAAGTACGGCGCCGGGACGCCGGTGTCCGTGCGGCTCGTGGTGGACGGGCCCGTGGCGAGGCTCACGGTGCGCGACGGGGGCATCGGCATCTCGCCGGAGCAGCGGCCCCGCCTCTTCGAGCGCTATGGCCGCGCGGTGTCCGAGCGCCACTATGGCGGCCTGGGCTTGGGCCTCTACCTCACCCGCACCATCGTGGAGGCCGAGGGCGGGAGCGTGTCCCTGGACAGCCAGCTGGGCGAGGGCGCGATGATCACCGTGGAGCTGCCGCTCACGCGCCTCTGA
- a CDS encoding immune inhibitor A domain-containing protein produces MRKNPSWLALGLLTLAAPSAYAERAWYEKPQPDVAAPSASLRKAAVVQDITDDLPHRLGEQQKELKAQALKQRLEGRGQAGRVQKLANGKFVELELQRTDRIFVILVEYGTQIHPVFGNPTTNPGGNIPGPLHNEIPAPDRSVDNTTIWQPDYNREHFEKLYFDTTPGADSVANFYKAASSGRYTVSGTVSEWVKVPYNAARYGNNLCGSSSCSNSVWPLISDAIKAWTAAQQAAGKTPAEIKAYLDTFDTWDRYDYDGDGNFDEPDGYIDHFQIVHAGMGEEVGGGAQGPNAVWSHRWFAYSTGLGPDGAGPAYNQNGGARFGTGIDKWVGDYTIQPENGGLGVFAHEYGHDLGLPDHYDTTNAADNGTGFWTIMSSGSYLNDGTTDIGSRPGDFFAWDKLQLGWLDYATTSAGLYSYHNLGPSEFTSANAKQALVVKLPGKPVVQPTTAPYEGQGMWQGGQGNNLDRVLEKTVKLPNKKPITFSFQTWFDIEEDWDYAYVALSLDGGPFVNLPSPVSRTTNPWGNNLGNGITGASGGWIPLEFDLSAHAGKTVTVKIRYKTDGAEFGKGFLVDFVQLWAKNTYVFGDDGEWGHKWWDKSTFFVTDGTNTLYDNYYLAEWRQFRGYDEGLATGPYNYGFSADGLFDWAERYSYNPGLLVTYWDTSQSNNNVSQHPGSGRILPIDSRPQPLQRSDGRYWSGRVQTHDATFGLEPSFPLSLKPNGFPRNEYPSQPAVPVFNDTNEFWYATQPYGGVKVPKTGTIIEVLSTNADQTVMEVQVRPVD; encoded by the coding sequence ATGCGGAAAAACCCGTCTTGGCTGGCCCTGGGCCTGCTCACACTCGCGGCGCCTTCGGCGTACGCGGAGCGTGCGTGGTACGAGAAGCCGCAACCCGACGTCGCCGCGCCGTCCGCCTCACTGCGCAAGGCGGCTGTTGTGCAGGACATCACGGATGACCTGCCCCACCGTCTGGGGGAGCAGCAGAAGGAGCTCAAGGCGCAGGCGCTGAAGCAGCGCCTGGAGGGTCGCGGTCAGGCCGGCCGCGTGCAGAAGCTGGCCAACGGCAAGTTCGTGGAGCTGGAGCTGCAGCGCACGGACCGCATCTTCGTCATCCTGGTGGAGTACGGGACGCAGATCCACCCGGTGTTCGGCAACCCCACCACCAACCCGGGCGGCAACATCCCGGGCCCGCTGCACAATGAGATTCCGGCCCCGGACCGCTCGGTGGACAACACCACCATCTGGCAGCCGGACTACAACCGCGAGCACTTCGAGAAGCTCTACTTCGACACCACTCCGGGCGCGGACTCGGTGGCGAACTTCTACAAGGCCGCGTCCTCCGGCCGCTACACCGTGTCCGGCACGGTGTCCGAGTGGGTGAAGGTGCCGTACAACGCCGCCCGCTACGGCAACAACCTGTGCGGCAGCTCCAGCTGCTCCAACTCCGTGTGGCCGCTCATCAGCGACGCCATCAAGGCGTGGACCGCCGCCCAGCAGGCCGCCGGCAAGACGCCCGCGGAGATCAAGGCGTACCTGGACACGTTCGACACGTGGGACCGGTACGACTACGACGGCGACGGCAACTTCGACGAGCCGGACGGCTACATCGACCACTTCCAGATCGTCCACGCCGGCATGGGTGAGGAAGTCGGCGGCGGCGCGCAGGGCCCCAACGCCGTGTGGAGCCACCGCTGGTTCGCGTACAGCACGGGCCTGGGCCCGGATGGCGCCGGCCCCGCGTACAACCAGAACGGCGGCGCGCGCTTCGGCACCGGCATCGACAAGTGGGTGGGCGACTACACCATCCAGCCGGAGAACGGCGGTCTGGGTGTGTTCGCGCACGAGTACGGCCACGACCTGGGCCTGCCGGACCACTACGACACGACGAACGCGGCGGACAACGGGACGGGCTTCTGGACCATCATGTCGTCCGGCTCGTACCTGAACGACGGCACCACGGACATCGGCAGCCGTCCGGGTGACTTCTTCGCCTGGGACAAGCTGCAGCTGGGCTGGCTGGACTACGCCACCACGAGCGCGGGCCTGTACTCGTACCACAACCTGGGCCCCTCGGAGTTCACGTCCGCGAACGCGAAGCAGGCGCTCGTCGTGAAGCTGCCCGGCAAGCCCGTGGTGCAGCCCACCACCGCCCCCTACGAGGGCCAGGGCATGTGGCAGGGCGGCCAGGGCAACAACCTGGACCGCGTGCTCGAGAAGACGGTGAAGCTGCCGAACAAGAAGCCCATCACCTTCTCCTTCCAGACCTGGTTCGACATCGAGGAGGACTGGGACTACGCCTACGTCGCCCTCTCCTTGGACGGTGGCCCGTTCGTGAACCTGCCCAGCCCCGTCAGCCGCACCACGAACCCGTGGGGCAACAACCTGGGCAACGGCATCACCGGCGCGTCCGGCGGTTGGATTCCCCTGGAGTTCGACCTGTCCGCCCACGCGGGCAAGACCGTCACCGTGAAGATCCGCTACAAGACGGACGGGGCGGAGTTCGGCAAGGGCTTCCTGGTGGACTTCGTGCAGCTGTGGGCGAAGAACACGTACGTCTTCGGTGACGACGGCGAGTGGGGCCACAAGTGGTGGGACAAGTCGACGTTCTTCGTGACGGACGGCACCAACACCCTCTACGACAACTACTACCTGGCCGAGTGGCGCCAGTTCCGCGGCTACGACGAGGGGCTCGCCACGGGTCCCTACAACTACGGCTTCAGCGCGGACGGGCTGTTCGACTGGGCGGAGCGCTACTCCTACAACCCTGGCCTGCTCGTCACCTACTGGGACACCTCCCAGTCGAACAACAACGTGTCGCAGCACCCGGGCTCGGGCCGCATCCTGCCCATCGACTCGCGCCCGCAGCCGCTGCAGCGCAGCGACGGCCGCTACTGGTCCGGCCGCGTGCAGACGCACGACGCGACGTTCGGTCTGGAGCCCAGCTTCCCGCTGTCGCTCAAGCCCAACGGCTTCCCGCGCAACGAGTACCCCTCGCAGCCCGCGGTGCCGGTGTTCAACGACACGAACGAGTTCTGGTACGCCACGCAGCCGTACGGCGGCGTGAAGGTCCCGAAGACGGGCACCATCATCGAGGTGCTGTCGACGAACGCGGACCAGACCGTGATGGAAGTCCAGGTGCGTCCGGTCGACTGA
- a CDS encoding CotH kinase family protein encodes MRLRRLASLFLGLLVLAGAGCEPAPERRLNEAELPPPTGLHVTLDGHAPDTHRLFGTVASDAGPSRVEVYEDGRFLGHATLDSGRWSLPWWPGPRTLALEVVARDRLGSEARARVDFQHLTFDARPGLYQPETLLALPTARGLRTYFTRDGSTPTPESPRYFAPIALLARSTPPVRWSFVPTTVPAAAEGSRWVSPLEEPPQVAVVRYRQYKGTEPVGPVRTRSFVIGREPYSLPVLSLVTDAANFFDPVTGIYVPGLAAEARPDDPFAANYMQNGKEWERPVHVEWFETSGQRVFAQDAGVRIHGTGSAVLPQKSLRLYAKEDYGPKTFAGAVFPGSPVTEFTRLLVRTSGQDQGITKLRDCVLQGLLAETRLALQACRPTLVFLNGEYWGLHELRERMDEYYLASHYGVDRKKAVILEGSGILDVGEAGDEQPYQELIDYVATHDLAVPEHLAWVSARMDVADFIDYQAAQLYLGNTDWPQNNVKFWRLRTKKPEPDAPLGHDGRWRWLVYDLDLALVYGPDQDSLGRVLDEASEVGAWSTLLLRGLLQSPEFKARFVERFLWHTEHTFAAERVTAALDAAAEALELEMPGQVARWSQPASVEDWRVHLLNFRETLRQRPAFMRQLLEQYLGPQ; translated from the coding sequence ATGCGTCTCCGTCGCCTCGCGTCCTTGTTCCTGGGTCTCCTCGTCCTCGCGGGGGCCGGCTGTGAGCCCGCCCCCGAGCGGCGGCTGAACGAGGCCGAGCTCCCACCGCCCACCGGGCTTCACGTCACCCTCGACGGGCACGCGCCGGACACGCACCGGCTGTTCGGCACGGTGGCGAGCGACGCGGGCCCCTCCCGGGTGGAGGTGTACGAGGACGGGCGCTTCCTGGGCCATGCCACCCTCGACAGTGGCCGCTGGAGCCTGCCCTGGTGGCCGGGCCCGCGCACGCTGGCGTTGGAGGTGGTGGCGCGCGACAGGCTGGGTTCAGAGGCGCGCGCCCGCGTCGACTTCCAGCACCTGACGTTCGACGCGCGGCCCGGGCTCTATCAGCCGGAGACGCTGCTGGCGTTGCCCACGGCCAGGGGGTTGCGCACGTACTTCACGCGGGACGGCTCCACGCCCACGCCCGAGTCGCCGCGCTACTTCGCTCCCATCGCGCTGCTGGCGCGCTCCACGCCTCCGGTGCGGTGGTCCTTCGTGCCCACGACGGTGCCCGCTGCCGCGGAAGGCTCGCGGTGGGTTTCGCCGCTGGAGGAGCCGCCCCAGGTCGCGGTGGTGCGCTACCGGCAATACAAGGGCACGGAGCCGGTGGGCCCGGTCCGCACGCGCTCGTTCGTCATTGGCCGGGAGCCGTACTCGCTGCCGGTGCTGTCGCTCGTCACGGACGCGGCGAACTTCTTCGACCCGGTGACGGGCATCTACGTCCCCGGGCTCGCCGCCGAGGCCCGGCCGGACGACCCGTTCGCGGCCAACTACATGCAGAACGGCAAGGAGTGGGAGCGCCCCGTCCACGTGGAGTGGTTCGAGACCTCCGGCCAGCGCGTGTTCGCCCAGGACGCGGGCGTGCGCATCCACGGCACGGGCAGCGCGGTGCTGCCGCAGAAGAGCCTGCGGCTGTACGCGAAGGAGGACTACGGCCCGAAGACGTTCGCGGGGGCGGTGTTCCCCGGCTCCCCGGTGACGGAGTTCACGCGGCTGCTGGTGCGCACGTCCGGACAGGACCAGGGCATCACCAAGCTGCGCGACTGCGTGCTCCAGGGCCTGCTGGCCGAGACGCGGCTCGCGCTCCAGGCCTGCCGTCCCACGCTCGTGTTCCTCAATGGCGAGTACTGGGGCCTGCACGAGCTGCGCGAGCGCATGGACGAGTACTACCTGGCGTCGCACTACGGCGTGGACCGCAAGAAGGCCGTCATCCTGGAGGGCTCCGGTATCCTGGACGTGGGGGAGGCGGGGGACGAGCAGCCCTACCAGGAGCTCATCGACTACGTGGCGACGCACGACCTAGCGGTGCCGGAGCACCTCGCCTGGGTGAGCGCGCGGATGGATGTGGCGGACTTCATCGACTACCAGGCCGCGCAGCTCTACCTGGGCAACACGGACTGGCCGCAGAACAACGTGAAGTTCTGGCGGCTGCGCACGAAGAAGCCCGAGCCGGACGCGCCGCTGGGACACGATGGCCGTTGGCGCTGGCTCGTGTACGACCTGGACCTCGCCCTGGTGTACGGCCCGGACCAGGACAGCCTGGGGCGCGTGCTGGATGAAGCGTCGGAGGTGGGGGCCTGGTCCACGCTGCTCCTGCGGGGGCTGCTCCAGTCGCCGGAGTTCAAGGCCCGCTTCGTCGAGCGCTTCCTCTGGCACACCGAGCACACCTTCGCCGCGGAGCGGGTGACGGCGGCCCTGGACGCGGCGGCGGAGGCGCTCGAACTGGAGATGCCTGGCCAGGTGGCGCGCTGGAGTCAGCCGGCCTCCGTGGAGGACTGGCGCGTGCACCTGCTGAACTTCCGCGAGACCCTGCGCCAGCGGCCGGCGTTCATGCGCCAGCTGCTGGAGCAGTACCTGGGGCCTCAGTAG
- the mltG gene encoding endolytic transglycosylase MltG — MKKILVALLVLIVLAVAGAGGVFMHFQNATTAPHAAADPAPKEFVVKKGASARSLGQQLQAQGFLDDATVWRFHLWRRGGLKVKAGRFMLSPTSSVAELANALEGQPLPEDVPFAMIEGWRLRDTDQVLAAQGLIKPGEYIAAASRPSSFAAPFPMPTRSLEGYLYPETYGIIADNFKVEAFIQRQIDTFRARFYDEHKDEIAKSGRSLHDIVVMASMLEREEPVPSQRALVAGILWKRVDKGFPLGVDATSRYELAEWNDRKAFLKRLRDNSDPWNSRTRAGLPPGPIGAPTVDSLLAALRPVKSDYWYYLHDAQKVLHPSRNAQEHEALRAKYNVY; from the coding sequence ATGAAGAAGATTTTGGTCGCGCTCCTCGTGCTCATCGTCCTGGCGGTCGCGGGTGCAGGCGGCGTGTTCATGCACTTCCAGAACGCCACCACCGCGCCGCACGCGGCGGCGGATCCGGCCCCCAAGGAGTTCGTGGTGAAGAAGGGCGCGTCCGCGCGCTCGCTGGGCCAGCAGCTCCAGGCCCAGGGCTTCCTGGACGACGCCACCGTGTGGCGCTTCCACCTGTGGCGCCGGGGCGGCCTCAAGGTGAAGGCGGGCCGCTTCATGCTCAGCCCCACGTCTTCCGTGGCGGAGCTGGCCAACGCCCTGGAAGGCCAGCCGCTGCCGGAGGACGTGCCCTTCGCGATGATTGAAGGCTGGCGCCTGCGCGACACCGACCAGGTGCTCGCCGCCCAGGGCCTCATCAAGCCGGGTGAGTACATCGCCGCGGCAAGCCGCCCGAGCAGCTTCGCCGCGCCGTTCCCCATGCCCACGCGCAGCCTGGAGGGATACCTCTACCCGGAGACGTACGGGATCATCGCGGACAACTTCAAGGTGGAGGCGTTCATCCAGCGGCAGATCGACACCTTCCGCGCGCGCTTCTACGACGAGCACAAGGACGAGATCGCGAAGAGCGGCCGGTCGCTGCACGACATCGTCGTGATGGCCTCCATGCTGGAGCGCGAGGAGCCGGTGCCGTCCCAGCGCGCGCTCGTCGCGGGCATCCTCTGGAAGCGCGTGGACAAGGGCTTCCCGCTGGGCGTGGACGCCACCAGCCGCTACGAGCTGGCGGAGTGGAACGACCGCAAGGCGTTCCTCAAGCGGCTGCGGGACAACTCGGATCCGTGGAACTCGCGCACCCGCGCGGGCCTGCCGCCGGGCCCCATTGGCGCGCCGACCGTGGACTCGCTGCTCGCCGCGCTGCGGCCGGTGAAGAGCGACTACTGGTACTACCTGCATGACGCGCAGAAGGTCCTGCACCCGTCGCGCAACGCCCAGGAGCACGAAGCGCTCCGGGCCAAGTACAACGTGTACTGA
- a CDS encoding LysR family transcriptional regulator encodes MAALFVDPRRLETFRVVASTGQISAASRLLHLSQPAVTAQVRQLEADCGQPLLVRTARGVRLNAAGRVLFDYAQRIHGLLDEAALAIAAEETLTGELALAASTTVANAIVPGLLASFLRTHRELQVRLEVGNTREVLTWLSEGRVPLGLVEGHARAPGIRLERYLDDELVPVVSSQGPVEWARIRTMKALREVPLLWREQGSGTRAVLDRALRKAGVRKGPRRGDLQLGSTEAIKRAVSLGLGVALLSRWSIDGELSLGRFQVLPVPGLRIPRAFSWALPVDEPSGAAGRFLRHARATPPVLLP; translated from the coding sequence ATGGCGGCCTTGTTCGTCGACCCCCGCCGGCTTGAAACCTTCCGCGTCGTCGCCTCGACCGGGCAGATCTCCGCCGCCTCCCGCCTGCTCCACCTGTCCCAGCCCGCCGTCACCGCGCAGGTCCGGCAGTTGGAGGCGGACTGCGGCCAGCCGCTGCTCGTGCGCACGGCGCGCGGAGTGCGGCTGAACGCAGCGGGGCGTGTGCTGTTCGACTATGCCCAGCGCATCCACGGCCTGCTGGATGAGGCGGCGCTCGCCATCGCGGCGGAGGAGACGCTCACCGGCGAGCTGGCGCTGGCGGCGAGCACCACCGTCGCCAACGCCATCGTGCCGGGCCTGCTGGCGTCCTTCCTGCGCACGCACCGCGAGCTCCAGGTCCGTCTGGAAGTGGGCAATACGCGCGAGGTGCTGACGTGGCTGTCGGAGGGCCGGGTGCCGCTCGGGCTGGTGGAGGGCCACGCGCGGGCGCCCGGGATCCGGCTGGAGCGCTACCTGGATGACGAGCTGGTGCCAGTGGTCTCGTCACAGGGGCCGGTGGAGTGGGCGCGGATCCGCACCATGAAGGCGCTGCGGGAGGTGCCGCTGCTGTGGCGGGAGCAGGGCTCCGGCACGCGCGCCGTGCTGGACCGGGCCCTGCGCAAGGCGGGCGTGCGCAAGGGGCCCCGGCGCGGGGACCTCCAGTTGGGCAGCACCGAGGCCATCAAGCGGGCCGTGTCCCTGGGCCTGGGCGTGGCGTTGTTGTCCCGCTGGAGCATCGACGGCGAGCTGTCCCTGGGCCGCTTCCAGGTGTTGCCCGTCCCCGGGCTGCGAATCCCGCGCGCGTTCTCCTGGGCCCTGCCCGTGGATGAACCGTCCGGAGCCGCGGGCCGCTTCCTGCGCCATGCCCGCGCCACGCCCCCGGTGCTGCTGCCCTGA